In uncultured Cohaesibacter sp., a genomic segment contains:
- the dhaL gene encoding dihydroxyacetone kinase subunit DhaL, which produces MSNIQEHSTKKLMNKPEVIIPEMIEGMISAHPDLLRLEGETGRAVVAIDGPRDGKVGIVVGGGSGHEPAFAGYVGRGLADAAAIGNVFASPSPEHIKEAAIAADGGAGLVFLYGNYTGDCLNFNMAAEECAALGMDVRSVAVIDDVASAPRDKAEERRGIAGDFFVFKIAGAAADQGRSLDDVFAAANKANAATLSMGVALSACSMPQTLKPNFEIGPDEMEIGMGLHGEPGMRRSKVETADHVTDNLMDMILGEMAPVAGDEVAVLVNGLGATGQMELYLIHRRVAQILKQRGVRIYHSWVGEYCTSMEMAGASITLMKLDDDLRSLLDHPCRTPALTVGSAPEPVVGSKHTARTYETHDLDDEVDRASLKTDGNVTPEIFRSMMYAAAEAIAREKDRLSELDGVIGDGDHGVTMDIGWTAVVKSLDAAPDEDTISQTCTRTAKAFLDAVGASSGPLYAGAFKRAGKAVSDRLNMDAKAMAAWVEGMLLGILDRGGASVGDKTMLDAWAPAVEAAKKAADAQADALAVIAAAAAGARRGADATRDMESRRGRSKKLGARSVGHVDPGAESAHVILQAMTDALSHQG; this is translated from the coding sequence ATGTCAAACATTCAGGAGCATTCTACCAAGAAGCTTATGAATAAGCCGGAAGTGATCATTCCCGAGATGATCGAGGGGATGATTTCTGCCCATCCCGATCTTCTGCGACTGGAAGGGGAGACCGGTCGGGCAGTGGTGGCAATCGATGGGCCGCGTGATGGCAAGGTTGGCATTGTTGTCGGTGGCGGTTCCGGACATGAGCCTGCGTTTGCCGGATATGTCGGGCGGGGTCTCGCCGATGCTGCCGCGATCGGCAATGTCTTTGCCTCTCCTTCGCCAGAGCATATCAAGGAAGCCGCAATTGCGGCGGACGGCGGGGCCGGGCTGGTCTTTCTCTATGGCAACTACACGGGCGATTGCCTCAACTTTAACATGGCGGCGGAAGAATGCGCTGCGCTTGGCATGGATGTGCGCTCGGTTGCCGTGATCGATGATGTGGCCTCTGCCCCCAGAGACAAGGCCGAGGAACGACGCGGCATCGCCGGCGATTTTTTCGTTTTCAAAATCGCAGGCGCTGCCGCCGATCAGGGCCGGTCGCTTGACGACGTCTTTGCCGCAGCCAACAAGGCTAATGCTGCTACCCTTTCCATGGGGGTTGCGCTGTCGGCCTGTTCCATGCCCCAGACGCTGAAGCCGAATTTCGAGATTGGCCCGGATGAGATGGAAATCGGCATGGGGCTTCATGGCGAACCGGGCATGCGCCGCAGCAAGGTTGAAACCGCTGATCATGTCACCGACAATCTGATGGACATGATCCTTGGCGAAATGGCCCCTGTTGCCGGTGATGAGGTTGCCGTTCTCGTAAACGGGCTGGGCGCAACCGGTCAGATGGAGCTTTATCTCATTCACCGTCGGGTGGCGCAGATCCTCAAGCAGCGGGGCGTCCGGATCTATCACAGCTGGGTGGGGGAATATTGCACCTCAATGGAAATGGCCGGGGCATCGATCACTCTGATGAAGCTGGATGACGATCTGCGCTCTCTGCTTGATCATCCCTGCCGGACGCCAGCCCTCACAGTGGGCAGTGCACCGGAGCCTGTCGTTGGCAGCAAACACACCGCGCGCACCTATGAAACCCATGATCTTGATGATGAAGTGGACCGCGCAAGCCTGAAGACCGATGGTAACGTGACGCCAGAGATTTTCAGAAGCATGATGTATGCGGCGGCCGAAGCGATCGCACGGGAAAAGGACCGTTTGAGCGAGCTTGATGGGGTGATCGGCGATGGCGATCATGGTGTGACCATGGATATCGGCTGGACCGCAGTGGTCAAGAGCCTCGACGCAGCGCCCGACGAGGATACGATCTCCCAGACCTGCACCAGAACCGCCAAGGCTTTTCTGGATGCCGTGGGGGCCTCGTCCGGGCCGCTTTATGCCGGAGCCTTCAAGCGGGCTGGCAAGGCGGTCTCGGATCGCCTGAACATGGATGCAAAGGCCATGGCGGCATGGGTCGAGGGCATGCTTCTGGGCATTCTCGACCGGGGCGGTGCCAGCGTTGGCGACAAGACGATGCTCGATGCCTGGGCACCTGCTGTGGAGGCTGCCAAGAAGGCGGCAGACGCGCAGGCCGACGCTCTGGCGGTGATCGCTGCCGCTGCCGCTGGCGCTAGACGTGGAGCCGATGCGACGCGCGACATGGAAAGCCGCCGGGGCCGTTCCAAGAAGCTGGGCGCCCGGTCTGTCGGTCATGTCGATCCGGGCGCAGAATCGGCCCATGTCATTCTTCAGGCGATGACCGACGCGCTGAGCCATCAGGGCTGA
- a CDS encoding sugar-binding domain-containing protein, which translates to MKNDQSQDIEADLLRARIGWFYFVGGMTQQQIADKLQVTRLRVNRIIGQIRADGSVIVDLRLPLVECVKLEEAVKQRYGLEEAAVLPATEDYGETQRTIGEAAGQMLENHMGRYEGVGIGWGKTLSYSVRRLSGHHGKLSHVVGLMGATTRGSGNDTTEVATAMANAIDVECFSLTAPIYCRTSADRDSFLQDEMLMEAMHHAEVVQPCLISCADLTHRSRIMSLPRVKQALPELLEKEAVGSVLGFFLDPAGNVIDHPLNRSIMALPAEKLREKPVSILASGGRSKLPIIRAILRGKYVNRLVTDETVARALLYET; encoded by the coding sequence ATGAAAAACGATCAGTCACAAGACATAGAAGCGGACCTTTTGAGGGCGCGCATAGGGTGGTTTTACTTTGTTGGTGGGATGACCCAGCAGCAGATAGCCGACAAGTTACAAGTAACACGTTTACGCGTGAACCGAATTATCGGGCAGATCAGGGCGGACGGATCCGTCATCGTCGATTTGCGTTTGCCGCTGGTTGAGTGTGTGAAGCTGGAGGAAGCAGTAAAGCAGCGGTACGGACTGGAAGAAGCCGCGGTTTTGCCCGCGACTGAAGACTACGGCGAAACCCAGAGAACGATCGGTGAGGCGGCCGGTCAGATGCTGGAAAACCATATGGGACGCTATGAGGGCGTCGGCATCGGTTGGGGCAAGACTCTCAGCTATTCGGTGCGCCGGCTCAGTGGCCACCATGGCAAGCTGTCCCACGTGGTCGGTCTGATGGGGGCTACAACGCGCGGGTCTGGTAATGACACCACCGAAGTCGCAACGGCGATGGCCAATGCGATCGACGTGGAATGCTTTTCACTGACCGCGCCCATTTACTGCCGAACGAGTGCGGACAGGGACTCCTTTCTGCAGGACGAAATGCTGATGGAGGCAATGCATCACGCCGAGGTGGTTCAGCCCTGTCTGATTTCATGCGCGGACCTTACGCACCGGTCCAGGATCATGAGTCTGCCGCGCGTCAAGCAGGCCTTGCCGGAACTGCTTGAAAAAGAAGCCGTCGGTTCGGTGCTGGGCTTCTTCCTCGATCCGGCTGGCAACGTGATCGATCACCCGCTGAACCGGTCGATCATGGCGCTGCCAGCTGAAAAGCTGCGGGAAAAACCTGTCTCGATCCTCGCATCCGGTGGTCGAAGCAAGTTGCCGATCATCCGTGCAATCCTGCGCGGGAAATATGTCAATCGACTGGTGACCGACGAAACGGTTGCCCGGGCGTTGCTCTATGAAACCTGA
- a CDS encoding SIS domain-containing protein, which produces MKTLCRNALAELSQVIDKLDENNCDQAVDVISSAHRIALYGVGREGLQIKGFAMRLFHLGLKASVVGDMTTPPLGEGDLLIVSAGPGYFSTVSALIETAGKAGATTLCITAQKDGASAVAADHVLVIPAQTMADDMGAKTSTLPMGSLYEGAQYIVFECLILKLRQVLAISMDNMRQNHTNLE; this is translated from the coding sequence ATGAAGACACTGTGCCGGAATGCGCTTGCGGAACTTAGTCAAGTAATTGATAAACTTGACGAAAACAATTGTGACCAAGCCGTGGATGTCATCAGCTCTGCGCACCGGATCGCGCTCTATGGTGTCGGCCGGGAGGGTCTTCAGATCAAGGGTTTCGCCATGCGCCTGTTCCACTTGGGCCTCAAGGCATCAGTTGTCGGAGACATGACGACACCACCGCTTGGTGAGGGAGATTTGCTGATTGTCTCGGCGGGACCGGGGTATTTTTCCACCGTTTCTGCCCTCATTGAGACCGCTGGCAAAGCTGGCGCTACAACCCTGTGTATTACCGCACAAAAGGACGGGGCGAGCGCTGTGGCTGCCGATCATGTCCTGGTGATCCCGGCCCAGACCATGGCTGACGATATGGGGGCCAAAACCTCCACCCTTCCCATGGGGTCGCTTTACGAGGGTGCGCAGTATATAGTATTCGAGTGTCTGATTTTGAAGCTGAGGCAAGTTTTAGCGATCAGCATGGACAATATGAGACAGAACCATACAAATCTCGAATGA
- a CDS encoding substrate-binding domain-containing protein, producing the protein MNKLTVALLTTIAISLPQVASAADKAGMEKKDSYRFVIIPKVVHPWFDLVNDGAKQAAAVIEAQTGSKVQIDYSAPQQADVVQQNQIVESSISTRPDGIAIDLLDGSGNRASLEEAIGQGIPVTVFDSVPPEGMKLTSIGNDFCEQAEIASHRLAELLGEEGEVAIMMGVPTAPNHAIRAECHKKVFESYPKMKVVATGIDNDSIETAQKQAAAIMQANPNLKGWVACDAAGPIGIGQAIQEAGKVGDVKMVGLDNLPEMLQLIRDGVADSSSSTKPQMQGYWAVMAMWQQSIGIETPKYLDTGIAVLTKDNIGE; encoded by the coding sequence ATGAATAAACTTACAGTTGCGCTTCTTACTACAATTGCGATTTCCCTGCCGCAGGTGGCCTCAGCTGCCGACAAGGCTGGCATGGAGAAAAAGGACAGCTATCGCTTCGTCATCATTCCAAAGGTTGTGCACCCATGGTTCGACCTGGTAAATGATGGTGCCAAGCAGGCGGCCGCTGTCATCGAAGCCCAGACAGGCTCCAAAGTCCAAATCGATTACAGCGCCCCGCAGCAGGCTGACGTTGTTCAGCAGAACCAGATCGTGGAAAGCTCGATCTCTACCCGTCCAGACGGCATCGCCATCGACCTTCTCGATGGCAGCGGCAACCGCGCTTCTCTTGAGGAAGCAATCGGCCAGGGCATTCCGGTCACTGTCTTTGACTCGGTCCCGCCAGAAGGCATGAAACTCACCTCGATCGGCAACGACTTCTGCGAACAGGCAGAGATCGCGTCTCATCGTCTTGCTGAGCTGCTCGGAGAAGAGGGCGAAGTCGCCATCATGATGGGCGTGCCGACAGCGCCGAACCACGCCATCCGCGCCGAATGCCACAAGAAGGTATTCGAGAGCTATCCGAAGATGAAAGTCGTCGCCACCGGCATCGACAATGACAGCATCGAAACAGCCCAGAAACAGGCTGCCGCCATCATGCAGGCCAATCCGAATCTGAAGGGTTGGGTTGCTTGTGATGCTGCCGGTCCGATCGGCATCGGTCAGGCCATTCAGGAAGCCGGCAAGGTCGGCGACGTGAAGATGGTCGGTCTCGACAACCTGCCGGAAATGCTGCAGTTGATCCGGGACGGCGTTGCCGACAGCTCTTCTTCCACGAAACCACAGATGCAGGGCTACTGGGCTGTCATGGCCATGTGGCAACAGTCCATCGGCATTGAGACACCCAAATATCTCGACACGGGTATTGCTGTGCTGACCAAGGACAACATCGGCGAGTGA
- a CDS encoding sugar ABC transporter ATP-binding protein gives MAFLEVEDLTRDYPGVRALSEVSLKLELGRVHILAGENGAGKSTLVKLVTGTESPSGGRILIDGQEARLNPDLHRFVAYVPQELNLFPHLTVSENLFLPFSRSSQSGRLVNRRQMDRDAQSYLDRFAISAKPGELVRDISVPEQQLLQIARASVNADMKVLILDEPTSSLTSSEIERVLDIIKAFRDQNHAIVFISHKIDEVLAIGDDYTVLRNGSKVADGQIADIDEAGLIRAMSGEDIAASKHFQPDIPDEQSPQVPILEVSGLSGTMFDDVSFALKPGEILGFAGLLGAGRSEVMQTIFGYLKAKSGSVKLNGTPIPLGKTSQSVQSGLLYLSEERKLHGILPQSSLRENIGISILDQISSWTGINLASERQKVRDVVKAYDIKTAGISQQMSHLSGGNQQKAIIGRAMATRPKVLIFDEPTKGIDVRTKTEIYKIMKRLAEEGVGIILVSSEMDELRKCSNRIITMYSGKVTGCFDSSTTKNETLLGAMFGSEANPDAA, from the coding sequence ATGGCATTTCTAGAAGTTGAAGACTTGACGCGCGACTATCCGGGCGTTCGAGCTTTGAGCGAAGTGAGCCTCAAGCTTGAGTTGGGTCGCGTCCATATTCTGGCGGGCGAAAACGGTGCCGGAAAATCCACTCTGGTGAAACTGGTAACAGGAACAGAAAGCCCAAGCGGCGGGCGCATCCTGATTGACGGTCAGGAAGCCCGGCTCAATCCGGATCTGCACCGGTTCGTCGCCTATGTGCCTCAGGAACTCAATCTGTTCCCGCACCTCACCGTGTCCGAGAACCTGTTTCTCCCCTTCAGCCGATCCAGCCAGTCCGGGCGACTGGTCAACCGGCGTCAGATGGACCGCGATGCACAGAGCTATCTGGATCGCTTTGCCATTTCCGCAAAGCCGGGTGAACTGGTCCGCGACATTTCCGTTCCCGAACAGCAGTTGCTGCAGATCGCCCGTGCATCGGTCAATGCGGACATGAAGGTGCTGATCCTTGACGAGCCGACCTCCTCGCTCACTTCCTCGGAGATCGAGCGGGTACTCGACATCATCAAGGCCTTCCGCGACCAGAACCACGCGATCGTCTTCATTTCGCACAAGATCGATGAAGTGCTGGCCATCGGCGATGACTACACGGTCCTGCGCAATGGCTCGAAGGTGGCAGACGGCCAGATTGCCGACATCGACGAAGCAGGCCTGATCCGCGCCATGTCTGGCGAGGACATCGCCGCCAGCAAGCATTTCCAGCCAGACATTCCGGACGAACAGTCCCCGCAGGTGCCGATCCTTGAAGTCTCCGGGCTAAGCGGCACCATGTTCGACGATGTCTCATTCGCGCTCAAGCCAGGAGAAATCCTGGGGTTTGCCGGACTTCTGGGCGCGGGCCGCTCGGAAGTGATGCAGACGATCTTCGGCTATCTGAAAGCCAAGAGCGGCAGCGTCAAACTGAACGGCACGCCCATCCCGCTCGGCAAGACCAGCCAGTCCGTTCAGTCCGGCTTGCTCTACCTTTCCGAAGAACGCAAGCTGCATGGCATTCTGCCGCAGTCAAGCCTGCGGGAAAACATCGGCATCTCGATCCTTGACCAGATTTCGAGCTGGACGGGCATCAATCTGGCGTCCGAGCGCCAGAAGGTGCGCGATGTGGTGAAAGCCTACGACATCAAGACGGCCGGCATTTCCCAGCAGATGTCACATCTGTCGGGCGGCAACCAGCAAAAGGCGATCATCGGCCGGGCGATGGCAACAAGGCCCAAGGTACTCATCTTCGACGAGCCGACCAAGGGGATCGACGTTCGCACCAAGACCGAAATCTACAAGATCATGAAACGTCTCGCCGAAGAGGGGGTCGGAATCATTCTGGTTTCCTCTGAAATGGATGAGTTGCGCAAGTGTTCCAACCGCATCATCACCATGTATTCCGGCAAGGTTACCGGATGTTTCGATTCCTCAACCACCAAAAATGAGACCCTGCTTGGAGCCATGTTCGGGTCGGAGGCAAACCCAGATGCAGCCTAA
- a CDS encoding ABC transporter permease has protein sequence MQPNPFLSVLRNPLVGVFVALLVIFVISAVASPYFLTSYNMSVVARSLAFVGLITIGQSMLMMLGELDLSLGVIGGLCGVVSGMLMINLGLNPWVALLACLLLGAALGCFNGLMVTVLKLHSLVLTIGTAGVFGGANLVLTKGVAITNIPKEIQFLGRGDLFGVPMPFVVMLIVLVIASFVIMKTPFGRYIYAIGDNTPAARMLGIKVDAVRVLVFTIAGMLAALAGLLMVTRLGTAQPSIGETWVLPPIAASVIGGVATTGGVGTPLGAILGAAIIGVIENIIVLFGVSPYWQGVVSGFIVVLAISFDSISRRYIRGDR, from the coding sequence ATGCAGCCTAATCCTTTCCTGTCTGTGTTACGCAACCCGCTTGTTGGGGTCTTCGTCGCGCTACTGGTAATCTTCGTCATTTCAGCCGTCGCATCGCCCTACTTCCTGACATCCTACAACATGTCCGTGGTGGCCCGTTCGCTCGCCTTTGTCGGCTTGATCACGATCGGCCAGTCGATGCTGATGATGCTTGGCGAACTTGATCTCTCGCTCGGTGTCATCGGCGGGCTCTGCGGCGTTGTCAGCGGCATGCTGATGATCAATCTCGGCCTCAACCCGTGGGTTGCCCTCTTGGCCTGCCTGCTGCTCGGGGCCGCGCTGGGCTGTTTCAACGGCCTGATGGTCACGGTGCTGAAGCTGCATTCGCTGGTGCTGACCATTGGTACCGCCGGTGTCTTCGGCGGCGCCAATCTGGTTCTGACCAAAGGTGTGGCCATTACCAACATCCCCAAGGAGATCCAGTTCCTCGGGCGTGGCGATCTGTTCGGCGTTCCGATGCCTTTCGTCGTCATGCTGATCGTACTGGTCATCGCCTCCTTCGTGATCATGAAGACACCGTTCGGCCGCTACATCTATGCCATCGGCGACAACACACCGGCAGCCCGCATGCTGGGTATCAAGGTGGACGCCGTCCGGGTGCTCGTCTTCACCATCGCCGGCATGCTGGCCGCATTGGCCGGTCTGCTGATGGTCACGCGACTGGGCACGGCCCAGCCATCCATCGGCGAAACCTGGGTGCTGCCTCCCATTGCTGCGTCGGTGATTGGTGGCGTTGCCACAACCGGTGGCGTCGGCACACCGCTTGGTGCCATTCTTGGCGCGGCCATCATCGGGGTCATCGAGAACATCATCGTGCTGTTCGGTGTTTCGCCTTACTGGCAGGGAGTTGTCAGCGGCTTCATCGTTGTCCTGGCCATTTCCTTCGACTCCATTTCCCGGCGCTATATCCGCGGCGACCGCTAG